The stretch of DNA ATGATTGTTGATGAGTGGTttgttatcatcatcatcatcatcatcatcgtcatcatcattgTCCACGCAAATCTGGTGCAAATCAAAACAACTATTTTCTGGGTTAGATTTAGCAAACATTTCATTTGACTGGAACCTGATAAAGTCCTTAGCCAGCCGGGGTAGAAGTCGAAGTCCATGCCTTGGCTCTGGGCGACCAATGGAGGAATCCCGAAGCTGGCTCAATTTATCAAGGGTTTCTACATGCATGATTGAGGGGAGAATGAGAAAGCGTCAATTAGAAAGCTTGTAGAAGTGCtcttatataggcctactataatATAGGCTGTACTATCATGTTGTTAATAACATTACCCTTCCTATGAGCCACCATCTGGTGTCATTAAAAATAGACTACGTGTACGCTCgcttgtttccggtggagccaggtgtgtttgaacctgccactaCTATTAGCGTAATTAGTGGACCGGGTTCGGTGTTGCGCGTTAAGATAAAGAGGGATTTATGCATGTGTTAAAATTGTTATCATGGgacaaacaagatattcagtgtcggAGTGAAGATGTGGAgcataacagaagatgccgttacaacacagTTAACGCTTCACAGGAAATAAATGAGCGCACTTATTCACACTAAAAAACGGATACAGTCAATGATTGCTTTTCATTTATACCCTTGTTACACTTTCCCAGAAGGCTGAAATCTGCAATGCTTTGAGTAAATATAGGCCTAAACAGTCTTATATGATAGTAAACAAGTAAAAAGTTGTTAAGTGTAGTCTCTACAGGTTACACTTGAATGACAAATATGATGGTAACTTAAGTTAAAATAGGTTAAAaacccacatacagtatccaTAGATGATACAATTACAAagataaatatagccgcaagcggcgatggcgggcccgagcacctgcggtgcggacccgtgacatttcggaatctaacaaagcaacatgtgtgggttggtgtgcatgtgcatgagcaacacacatgcccactaaatttggtcaattttcgtgaatgtatgtgtcaaccacaacagacaacacgctaggtggcgttatagagtccctaagccacaccctaggcctgagctctaactagcaatagcaatacgaaagaagtccactaaatttggttcattttcgtgaatgtacacgtcaaccacaacagaccacacactaggtggcactgtagactccttaagccacaccctaggccagagctctatctttcagtagcggcagcaataacacacaaaaccaccaaatttggttcattttcgtgaatgtatgcgttaaccacaacacacaatctgctaggtggcgctatagagtccctaagccacaccctaggccagagctctgtctctgactagcaatagcaataacacacaagcccaccaaatttggttcattttcgtgaatgtttgtgtcaaccacgacggacaactcgctgctaggtggcgctatagagtcccgaagccacaccttaggtcaaagccctgtctctgactagcagtagcaatttcCCATGTAGCTGCCAATttacatccaaattattaccttttttctgcctgtaacacaaacttcctgtttctttaataagtcgccataattcaatccttcgccatttcaatacgcttcaaaaatctgttcgcaatttctcttgggcaacccctcatgGTCATTTTACTGCCCATATGACAtcatttcgataaaccgtctaggagaagtgtttcaaaatacatgatgtgccaaaatcataatcataatcataactcaaattcgtCTAAGATTCAtatatgtagtttaaatgtaaaagttgttcagattaatacaacacacatgcccatcaaatttggttcattttcgtgcatgtatgtgttttagagcatgccaagttggtgaaaaaaggccacacgtggcacgggctaagaggatgagagcataataataataataatctgagcaaaaacaatagggccttgcacctacggtgcagccgctgctacagcggccgcacctcggtgctcgggccctaacaaAAATAAGCAGCTGTTAAGCTGCAGTAATACTGTACCTTTTGAACGGAGCACTAACACTGCAGACTGATGCTGTTGTGTAGGCCTAATATGTACAGTTGTAAACTCCTGTTTATCCATCTCTTCCAGAAATTTGTTCAAATTCAGTCCCCTTATACATTTTATGAGACCTTGGCTTATGCGATAGGTGTCACCAGGTGAGAAATTTCTGTTGTCAGAATGCCGAGTTATATATACTTTAGAAATACGGTTATCAACATCCATGTCTAAAATAATGCGGTCAGTATTGCTGTTGTCCAGGAGGCCGGTGTATTGTTCTGTGACGTAGCCAGGAAGGTCCTCAGCAGCTTCCTCATTTAGGTTGCCAACCTCATAATAATGGCAAGTAATCTTCTTAGGGAGGAGTGAATTTCCATTATCCTCCCAGTTGTAAAACTTGTGGAAACCAAAATAGCCATCTTCTGGGTTATATGTAGCAAACATTTGATTGGACTCGAAGCGGATGAAATCTTTAGCTAGCCAGTACAGAAGTTGAAGTCCATGCCTTGGCTTTTGGCAACCAAAGCATTTTGAATTTCGAAGCTGCCTCAATTCATTGAGTGTCTCTATAGGCATGACTGAAGGGAGAATGAGAAAGCATTGTTTTAGAGAACTAAATGGCAAAAACTGTCTTTAAAttctaaataaaaacaaagagaaaTATAACATTTTAAAACCATATTTCGTAGCATTAGTTACAGAAATATTATAGAAGTGCTCTTATAACACTATCAACATTTTCCCCACAAGTAAGTaagcacagtaggctacacatgagGGATACACTCTTTTAAAAAAGGGAttattggggtgctatatagaaccacgCAGGCAGGAGCTCCTCTGAtgaacccttcaaaatggtttaaagaacatTCAGGGTGTCATATGAAGCAATAGAACCattatagcaccttttttctaagagtgtatgaTCATAGCCTATATTGAAAGTTAAATAGgttaaagacacacactcactctccacaGATGTTATAATtacaaagataaaaaaataagttGTTAAGTGGTATGAATACGGTACCTTTGGAAAGGAGCAAAGACACTGTGGACCGATGTCGTTGTATGCATTCAATGCTTCCTGCTTTTCCTTTGTAATCTCCTAGCACAGCCTTCTCGTTTCAGAGAAAACAAAACTTGAAATGGCAGATATAGGTGACATGGGGTGGGGCGGAAGAATAGCTCAGAATATTTTGTTACCACAAATGTATTGTTGTTTGCAGTGCTGCACAGATCTGGCTGaatacaaacatgcctcatGTTCTGTCAGAACTGCACAACACTGGAAGAAGTTGAACTGGTATGAAATGGTATACAATAACATTCATTTTTTGACCTGCTTGCCTCATTCCATTATTCCCCAGTCTTCCATTATAGACCACTGCAATGCTGACGCAAGCAAAAGTCTTGCTCAAAACTCGTTTTTAAATGTCATTATTGTTTAGTATCAGTTCAACATTGGTTATGTTGTTTACAAAGTGTTTTTGTTTAAAGGTTTTTGAATATCCTatccagcagaaaaaaaaaaaccctggggTCGATACAGGTGCATCATGACTGTGTCCTGTGAAAGGCCCTTCTCATGACATTCAAAACCGATTCACAGTGAAGGGGGAGCCTCACCAACCACCACCAATTCAAAACCTTGCGTATCCATAGTTTGTATCTATAACACAAATCCACCCGTGGCCTGATTTcagggattaaagcaaaaaaaaatcctgagcctgaacttttttagactcgtgcatgcgactctatacgacactatgttggtcgatcgattggaaaccggtttattttttggagtgtttgcacacgacacaggcgttgtttgtgatgttggacaccaagaaaggccaataggcaatagtagtccaacacactacaatatgcTACTTGTTATGTAGCatttaggatttctttttatatcaagttttgctgctaatctttgtctttgacaggttacaaattgacctacaatcataaggtgtcaaggatatgtgaaattggaaggcaggcatttgaagaataagatttagttgcaaaccatttaagttaaggtattaaaaaaaagacaattattctctttctaaagagtaataacagtgtttcccacagattagaaggcaatgtgtggtggtcgcctcatgtctgactttttatcgctttgctttcatataatgtgaatttatttatttaatgattttttaacaagatgtaaagcacacacacacacacacacacaattatttatacattctatatactgacatttctgagattcataacagcaaactttatgcagcttaTAGCCTGCTATTCACATTACAACttcacctcttaaattcagctgtttgattgaagcctcaaaatattgtaaacaaagtagcatagttggctagtttatcatactctagctggttggactgttcagtgtccccacgtgtgtttaagtttcaaggtaagctcatacttttcctctttgggacaggccctttaaatcttggagttgaaaaacattggtattgagatggtcagtcaacttgaatgcagagttttaatcagatgtgtgcagcatagcctactgatgctaaccgtatttaacaataattcagctagtcgtcttctgtgcgtcattgcgttcacgattgtgaatgttttgtttggattaaatgtgcatgtcgaggagCGGGTGTCAGTGCGCACGAgatagtccatgggccagatgagatgttggtaccactcaaggtggcaaaggttgcttatactttttgaaaacatacatgtctgtagttaacatttttgtatGATAGCCCTTCTGGAGTCACAGCTAAATTAGGGTTATCAGCTGTTAAAGTTACCCTCCCCCattgaaaaaacacattttgacacaggtgcatatcttgctattggcctttgttaaagacatatttacatattctattgtattatgtttggtatcattttgaaggggacaatctgagctttcattcaagACCTTGTGTGAACACTTTGgacaagtacagccaaccctgtagctcttcaaacttttaatcacacacattttcctgccattccgcctaaatcatattttttcttttaatcctgtggcatcagggagcatcaaagatacaaaatgcaaacattgcaatactggcatgactctaaggattcagaaaatgtatcatttgccAATATTATCTCATTCTGAGGGGGTGATATTCAGCCTTATATCAGGCATGGCGTTTTTCGAAGAAAGCAGACCAAACAGTAAGCAGACCAAAGTCAGTAAGATTCACACTCATTTTATAATTTTTTTGAAACAATGGGAATACAGCATAATCATTTTACATTCAATTAACAACTAGGAACAACCAACAATAGATTTGACATTTTTCAggtactgtgaaaatatcattgtaggcctacaatggtaataatacaaacaaaatgataTGATATTAATAAAAGATTAtactattaataataataatgataataatactaaACAGCCTTCAGAACATCAACGGTACTAAAACAGGTCATCATTTTCTGAATCTGACTCCCCAAGttcaaatgaagagttattttccaaaacgctatatccaccattttttatttttttttattttcatgaattatttttttttaaatgttgtccaagtaatttcagaggaactgtattgggttatgtttagttgatttatctttactcaatcaaaacaaaacaactgcagtttttattgatattacctgaaatacacaattaaataatatgaattattaatgttttccgaaatggatttatagcattttggaaaagagctcttcaataTTGGCTGTGACTCCTCAGCTTTTTGGTTGCTGCAGGTCTGCAACCTACACATGTCTGTGCAGGACAGTCCATTGGATAGGCATGTGCAACCTGGCAGTTTGCATTAACGCACACATTGCACGAGAGCATCTCCAAAACCACCTCTGGTGCAGGTGGAGAACGCATCCAGTGAATGGCCAACTTGCCATCATTGGCCATCCATCCATGCTTTGTTGGGCTTGGCACCATTGGAGATGTTTGCAGACAGCCCCTCCAGACTGCTGCTTGGTAGTTGGCCCATTCGATGTGCAGGTAAAGACTGTCTTTACATAAAGGCAGCTGGCTTGATTCAATTACTCCCTTTTTGGCACGAAACAGCTGGTGACGCAGTTCATTAATTTTACCTGTGCTGctattagctacagtatgtacatgcaACAGGTAAACTGCTCAATTTTCTGGAAAAGATCCTCAGTTACATTCCACGGCTTTCCCAGTTGACTGGTGTCTTGGTATGAGGTGTCCTTTTTCAACATCTTCAGGGCTTTCAACTTGCCTTGACCAGCAAATGCACTGACGGAATCACAGCCCGTGAAGGCGTGTAGGCCAATTAGGCCATCACACACGCCATATCCAATTGAGCCTACCAGTTTAgcaatgtcaacaaaatgagtgCTATTCTGTGTTCCACATTTCTGATAAACAGGACAGGTGATGTCTGTCTGGAATGCAAGACAAAGCACCATGACATCAGTGTCTTCAGCATTGATAATCATTGACTTTGAGCCTGCATTAGATGCATGCAATGTATGCTGTAGCAAATGCGTGTCAGCTTCCTCGTGCATTGAGTGCAATTCTGTCACTTCCTCACACTTCTCCTTTGTCAGCTTGTAACAAGTTTCTTCACAGGTGATGAACAGAATTTTGCCATGCAGCAATTGTCTGTACTGTGGATGTTTCCATTCTTCCACCAGAAACTTGAT from Sardina pilchardus chromosome 12, fSarPil1.1, whole genome shotgun sequence encodes:
- the LOC134098358 gene encoding uncharacterized protein LOC134098358; its protein translation is MKDVLARELEKNVSPAEHIPTPSICIIDGMRLIQKMNGDNRTFAQVAKSAMMSVLQEGAQSERLDFVFDVYRQTSIKNAEQVNKGADSTLQHRDLVMPIETLNELRQLRNSKCFGCQKPRHGLQLLYWLAKDFIRFESNQMFATYNPEDGYFGFHKFYNWEDNGNSLLPKKITCHYYEVGNLNEEAAEDLPGYVTEQYTGLLDNSNTDRIILDMDVDNRISKVYITRHSDNRNFSPGDTYRISQGLIKCIRGLNLNKFLEEMDKQEFTTVHIRPTQQHQSAVLVLRSKETLDKLSQLRDSSIGRPEPRHGLRLLPRLAKDFIRFQSNEMFAKSNPENSCFDLHQICVDNDDDDDDDDDDDNKPLINNHQNMTYYEVGNCEEADNSKRSTDRRQEDCPNGKCVSMCIIVFIVVAVSLWVSLRNKWH